One Trichomycterus rosablanca isolate fTriRos1 chromosome 10, fTriRos1.hap1, whole genome shotgun sequence DNA window includes the following coding sequences:
- the prdm9 gene encoding histone-lysine N-methyltransferase PRDM9 isoform X2: MWSVLRTRTTKIWWPSSRAGAFCSAPAAPSIPGRNSESGTEKSTPEISAAPGIRSGIRRRSKEPASQVCLCPYCQYSFPTAYYLHRHVRRSHPTEYPNLLETQSLELDEQAPAVDPDQCLLASDALSPSQMQPVSKSTGLADKSGEIDGSEAGETDETRNKCGDCGRAFLRACHLKRHQRTIHSKEKPYCCSRCRKCFSQATGLKRHQRTHHEDGEKEPGETQPTGTGDAASNIYPCTECSFSFVTKLNLYKHLKRHHHGEYLKVVEMDSSEMSQAEDKHDAPYEPPTKQRRSAPNPGADGGQNKRASTGRPRGRPPKIKKKNAQKDQDGQSNGPESVQAPADPQTPAVPPEGDAGSEQPQETPPSSHVCGECLRTFSQLHLLKSHECIQQGDGPHGCSHCELYFNRLCNLRRHERTIHAKERPYCCTLCLKSFTQSSGLKRHQESHSRRRAHRQSTALASATIYACAHCPFSFTAERYLHKHIRRHHPEMSTKYLSFAEGDVAPKEHSCTQCSKTFQTIRGFKNHACFRQGDQLYLCPDCGKAFNWFNSLKQHQRIHTGVKPYACAQCEKSFVHSGQLNVHMRTHTGEKPFLCAECGESFRQSGDLRRHEQKHSGVRPWQCPDCGKSFSRPQSLRAHQQLHKGTKLFPCTQCGKSFARRYHLTRHHQKMHS, from the exons ATGTGGTCTGTTCTCAGAACGAGAACGACCAAAATCTGGTGGCCATCCAGCAGAGCGGGCGCGTTCTGTTCCGCTCCCGCCGCCCCATCTATCCCGGGCAGGAACTCCGAGTCTGGTACGGAGAAGAGTACGCCCGAGATCTCAGCAGCACCTGGGATAAGATCTGGGATAAGAA GAAGGAGCAAGGAGCCGGCCTCACAGGTGTGCCTCTGCCCCTACTGCCAGTACTCCTTTCCGACGGCTTATTACCTGCACAGACACGTCAGGCGCTCCCACCCCACCGAGTACCCCAACCTCCTGGAAACCCAGAGCCTCGAACTCGACGAGCAGGCGCCGGCGGTGGACCCGGATCAGTGCCTGCTAGCCTCCGACGCCCTGTCTCCATCCCAAATGCAGCCGGTCTCGAAATCCACCGGCCTGGCGGATAAATCGGGTGAAATCGACGGTTCAGAGGCCGGCGAGACGGACGAGACGAGGAACAAGTGCGGGGACTGCGGGAGGGCGTTCCTGCGCGCGTGCCACCTGAAGAGGCACCAGCGCACCATCCACTCGAAGGAGAAGCCGTACTGCTGCAGCCGCTGCAGGAAATGCTTCAGCCAGGCGACCGGGCTCAAGAGGCATCAGCGGACCCACCACGAGGACGGGGAGAAAGAACCCGGCGAGACCCAGCCGACGGGAACCGGGGACGCCGCGTCGAACATCTACCCCTGCACCGAGTGCTCGTTCTCCTTCGTCACCAAACTCAACCTGTACAAACATCTGAAGAGGCACCACCACGGCGAGTACCTGAAGGTGGTGGAGATGGACTCCTCCGAGATGTCGCAGGCCGAGGACAAACACGACGCGCCTTATGAACCCCCGACCAAGCAGCGCAGGTCTGCTCCGAACCCTGGCGCAGACGGGGGTCAGAACAAGAGAGCGTCCACCGGGCGTCCGCGAGGCAGGCCGCccaaaataaagaagaaaaacgCCCAGAAAGATCAGGACGGGCAGAGCAACGGTCCAGAGTCCGTCCAGGCTCCCGCCGACCCCCAGACTCCGGCCGTTCCACCAGAGGGCGACGCAGGAAGCGAGCAGCCCCAGGAGACCCCGCCCTCCTCTCACGTGTGCGGCGAGTGCTTGAGAACCTTCAGCCAGCTCCATCTCCTGAAAAGCCACGAGTGCATCCAGCAGGGCGACGGTCCTCACGGCTGCTCCCACTGCGAGCTCTACTTCAACCGCCTGTGTAACCTGCGGCGGCACGAGCGCACCATCCATGCCAAGGAGCGGCCCTACTGCTGCACCCTGTGCCTCAAGTCCTTCACCCAGTCGTCCGGCCTGAAGCGCCACCAGGAGAGCCACTCGCGCCGCAGGGCTCACCGGCAGAGCACGGCGCTGGCCAGCGCCACCATCTACGCCTGCGCCCACTGCCCGTTCTCCTTCACGGCCGAGCGCTACCTGCACAAGCACATCCGGCGCCACCACCCGGAGATGAGCACCAAGTACCTGAGCTTCGCCGAGGGCGACGTGGCGCCCAAAGAGCACAGCTGCACCCAGTGCTCCAAGACTTTCCAGACCATCCGCGGCTTCAAGAACCACGCCTGCTTCCGCCAGGGGGACCAGCTGTACCTGTGCCCCGACTGCGGCAAGGCCTTCAACTGGTTCAACAGCCTGAagcagcaccagcgcattcacacgggaGTGAAACCGTACGCCTGCGCGCAGTGCGAGAAGAGCTTCGTGCACTCGGGGCAGCTGAACGTGCACATGCGCACGCACACCGGGGAGAAGCCCTTCCTGTGTGCCGAGTGCGGAGAGAGCTTCAGGCAGTCCGGCGACCTCCGGCGGCACGAGCAGAAGCACTCGGGCGTCCGGCCCTGGCAGTGCCCCGACTGCGGGAAGAGTTTCAGCCGGCCGCAGAGCCTCAGGGCGCACCAGCAGCTCCACAAGGGCACCAAACTGTTTCCGTGCACACAGTGCGGGAAAAGCTTCGCCCGCCGCTACCATCTCACCCGGCACCACCAGAAGATGCACTCCTGA
- the prdm9 gene encoding histone-lysine N-methyltransferase PRDM9 isoform X1, whose protein sequence is MSDGTGPPPGEDKNLEVPGAVTVCNLEIQEKSHQEDAFNDEHFYCEICRKQFIDQCDVHGPPSFTPDTPTPLGVPQRALLTLPQGLVIGRSTTPEAGLGVFNQGQVIPVGMHFGPFDGEVSGQEKAVESAHSWVVCRGRDQCDYIDAERDTHSNWMRYVVCSQNENDQNLVAIQQSGRVLFRSRRPIYPGQELRVWYGEEYARDLSSTWDKIWDKKCACIGRSKEPASQVCLCPYCQYSFPTAYYLHRHVRRSHPTEYPNLLETQSLELDEQAPAVDPDQCLLASDALSPSQMQPVSKSTGLADKSGEIDGSEAGETDETRNKCGDCGRAFLRACHLKRHQRTIHSKEKPYCCSRCRKCFSQATGLKRHQRTHHEDGEKEPGETQPTGTGDAASNIYPCTECSFSFVTKLNLYKHLKRHHHGEYLKVVEMDSSEMSQAEDKHDAPYEPPTKQRRSAPNPGADGGQNKRASTGRPRGRPPKIKKKNAQKDQDGQSNGPESVQAPADPQTPAVPPEGDAGSEQPQETPPSSHVCGECLRTFSQLHLLKSHECIQQGDGPHGCSHCELYFNRLCNLRRHERTIHAKERPYCCTLCLKSFTQSSGLKRHQESHSRRRAHRQSTALASATIYACAHCPFSFTAERYLHKHIRRHHPEMSTKYLSFAEGDVAPKEHSCTQCSKTFQTIRGFKNHACFRQGDQLYLCPDCGKAFNWFNSLKQHQRIHTGVKPYACAQCEKSFVHSGQLNVHMRTHTGEKPFLCAECGESFRQSGDLRRHEQKHSGVRPWQCPDCGKSFSRPQSLRAHQQLHKGTKLFPCTQCGKSFARRYHLTRHHQKMHS, encoded by the exons ATGTCTGACGGTACCG GACCGCCTCCGGGTGAGGACAAGAATCTGGAGGTACCCGGTGCTGTGACGGTTTGCAATCTAGAAATCCAGGAAAAGAGCCACCAAGAAGATGCTTTTAATGAtgagcacttct ACTGCGAGATCTGCCGTAAACAGTTCATCGATCAGTGCGACGTCCACGGCCCTCCGTCATTCACCCCGGACACGCCCACGCCCCTGGGCGTCCCCCAGAGAGCCCTTCTTACGCTCCCTCAAGGCTTGGTCATCGGTCGATCCACGACTCCCGAGGCCGGTCTGGGGGTTTTCAACCAGGGCCAGGTTATTCCTGTTGGAATGCATTTCGGACCTTTCGATGGAGAGGTCAGCGGTCAGGAGAAGGCCGTGGAGAGCGCTCATTCCTGGGTG GTGTGTCGAGGACGCGACCAGTGTGATTACATTGATGCAGAGAGGGACACTCACTCAAACTGGATGAG GTATGTGGTCTGTTCTCAGAACGAGAACGACCAAAATCTGGTGGCCATCCAGCAGAGCGGGCGCGTTCTGTTCCGCTCCCGCCGCCCCATCTATCCCGGGCAGGAACTCCGAGTCTGGTACGGAGAAGAGTACGCCCGAGATCTCAGCAGCACCTGGGATAAGATCTGGGATAAGAAGTGTGCATGTATAG GAAGGAGCAAGGAGCCGGCCTCACAGGTGTGCCTCTGCCCCTACTGCCAGTACTCCTTTCCGACGGCTTATTACCTGCACAGACACGTCAGGCGCTCCCACCCCACCGAGTACCCCAACCTCCTGGAAACCCAGAGCCTCGAACTCGACGAGCAGGCGCCGGCGGTGGACCCGGATCAGTGCCTGCTAGCCTCCGACGCCCTGTCTCCATCCCAAATGCAGCCGGTCTCGAAATCCACCGGCCTGGCGGATAAATCGGGTGAAATCGACGGTTCAGAGGCCGGCGAGACGGACGAGACGAGGAACAAGTGCGGGGACTGCGGGAGGGCGTTCCTGCGCGCGTGCCACCTGAAGAGGCACCAGCGCACCATCCACTCGAAGGAGAAGCCGTACTGCTGCAGCCGCTGCAGGAAATGCTTCAGCCAGGCGACCGGGCTCAAGAGGCATCAGCGGACCCACCACGAGGACGGGGAGAAAGAACCCGGCGAGACCCAGCCGACGGGAACCGGGGACGCCGCGTCGAACATCTACCCCTGCACCGAGTGCTCGTTCTCCTTCGTCACCAAACTCAACCTGTACAAACATCTGAAGAGGCACCACCACGGCGAGTACCTGAAGGTGGTGGAGATGGACTCCTCCGAGATGTCGCAGGCCGAGGACAAACACGACGCGCCTTATGAACCCCCGACCAAGCAGCGCAGGTCTGCTCCGAACCCTGGCGCAGACGGGGGTCAGAACAAGAGAGCGTCCACCGGGCGTCCGCGAGGCAGGCCGCccaaaataaagaagaaaaacgCCCAGAAAGATCAGGACGGGCAGAGCAACGGTCCAGAGTCCGTCCAGGCTCCCGCCGACCCCCAGACTCCGGCCGTTCCACCAGAGGGCGACGCAGGAAGCGAGCAGCCCCAGGAGACCCCGCCCTCCTCTCACGTGTGCGGCGAGTGCTTGAGAACCTTCAGCCAGCTCCATCTCCTGAAAAGCCACGAGTGCATCCAGCAGGGCGACGGTCCTCACGGCTGCTCCCACTGCGAGCTCTACTTCAACCGCCTGTGTAACCTGCGGCGGCACGAGCGCACCATCCATGCCAAGGAGCGGCCCTACTGCTGCACCCTGTGCCTCAAGTCCTTCACCCAGTCGTCCGGCCTGAAGCGCCACCAGGAGAGCCACTCGCGCCGCAGGGCTCACCGGCAGAGCACGGCGCTGGCCAGCGCCACCATCTACGCCTGCGCCCACTGCCCGTTCTCCTTCACGGCCGAGCGCTACCTGCACAAGCACATCCGGCGCCACCACCCGGAGATGAGCACCAAGTACCTGAGCTTCGCCGAGGGCGACGTGGCGCCCAAAGAGCACAGCTGCACCCAGTGCTCCAAGACTTTCCAGACCATCCGCGGCTTCAAGAACCACGCCTGCTTCCGCCAGGGGGACCAGCTGTACCTGTGCCCCGACTGCGGCAAGGCCTTCAACTGGTTCAACAGCCTGAagcagcaccagcgcattcacacgggaGTGAAACCGTACGCCTGCGCGCAGTGCGAGAAGAGCTTCGTGCACTCGGGGCAGCTGAACGTGCACATGCGCACGCACACCGGGGAGAAGCCCTTCCTGTGTGCCGAGTGCGGAGAGAGCTTCAGGCAGTCCGGCGACCTCCGGCGGCACGAGCAGAAGCACTCGGGCGTCCGGCCCTGGCAGTGCCCCGACTGCGGGAAGAGTTTCAGCCGGCCGCAGAGCCTCAGGGCGCACCAGCAGCTCCACAAGGGCACCAAACTGTTTCCGTGCACACAGTGCGGGAAAAGCTTCGCCCGCCGCTACCATCTCACCCGGCACCACCAGAAGATGCACTCCTGA